From a single Brassica oleracea var. oleracea cultivar TO1000 chromosome C5, BOL, whole genome shotgun sequence genomic region:
- the LOC106294370 gene encoding B3 domain-containing protein At1g43171-like, with product MNKMILDDPPNPAKIISKQLTKTDLVRNVKLPKKQTESVLTMMTGGTTENLQNGKEVKVLDYIEGNEYTVVLRCTENGKYHFGDGWSTMKHSLKLQEGEILSLYWDYKNQQFIII from the coding sequence ATGAACAAGATGATTCTCGATGATCCACCAAACCCTGCTAAGATCATATCAAAACAATTAACAAAGACTGATCTTGTACGCAATGTGAAGCTACCGAAAAAACAAACTGAATCCGTCCTCACTATGATGACTGGTGGGACAACTGAGAATTTGCAAAACGGTAAGGAAGTGAAAGTTCTCGACTATATTGAAGGCAATGAATACACAGTTGTCCTGAGATGTACTGAAAATGGTAAATACCATTTTGGAGATGGTTGGAGTACCATGAAGCATTCATTAAAACTTCAAGAAGGCGAAATTCTGAGTCTCTACTGGGATTACAAAAACCAGCAATTCATTATTATTTAG